The sequence below is a genomic window from Oreochromis aureus strain Israel breed Guangdong linkage group 12, ZZ_aureus, whole genome shotgun sequence.
CACAGTTGATTTTCAGGAAACTAAAGGCCGTCGAACGGCATCCAATGAATGAAGCTTTTGGTCTTGCAGTTTTAGTTTTAACTCCCTAAATTCCTATGTGGACCTCTCTGCCCTGTAGGATCCTTCGGTGACCCAGGTGACACGATCTGCCCCTCCTGGTGGTCTGGAGGAGTATAACCCCTTCACAGACGCCAGAACGGTCAGCTTTACGGGCAACTTCATTGATGAGTAGTGTGCATGCATGCGTTTATGTGCTTCTTAGTCAGTGACCTCGTTTTTATCCCTTACCCTCatcctctttctctccttctcctcctcctcctcctcctctcagtcaCAGAGGATTTCAGTGACAAAATATGACTGTGGCCTAATTACACTTTTTCTTAATGCTTGCACAAATATTAACATAGAGAATCTCTGCTGGGTTACAGGCAGCCCCAAGAAATGCCCCCAAATCTACTCCAGCACCTTCCCAGAACACACAGCCTGCCATCATGAAGCCCACAGAAGAGCCACCAGCTTACTCACAGCAACAGACTCAGGTAAAACACTCAGGAGCGTTCATAAACGTGTTTCACATCCagttttcttctcatttttttgtttcagttaggttgtcaacatgtttttgtcatttgcaATTCAAACTAAACATATTTGGTtagtcacactttttttttcctcgtcTTTCTACTCAGTTATTAGTATAAAAAGAGCCATGAGTGTGTTATAGCCATTAAACATACAGTGCCCAACGTGCAAGTGCTGAAAAGTAATTGAAAACATGGCTGTGAAACATTTCTTGGGAAGCGGTGTGTTAACATTAATTAACATCTAGCTTGGACTTGATGAAGAGATGGAGTTGTTTGTAAGTATGAGAAGTAAAGAGGGTCAGAGTGCAAGTGAGGAAGATAAGAGAGAAAAATCTGTCAGACAGAGGTGGACATCAacagctggatttattctgtaaAAGCAGGCCTATACaagaaaaatggaaatgtaACCTGTTAGGCCAAGAAGCACAAATGTGTAGATCATTGCACAATTCCTGTCTCTTCTTGTCCTGTTACATTCATCACGTCTTGTCTCGTTTATTTAACTGGAGCAAGTTCAGCACTAGATACAAACCGCTGAGGATACTCATTAACAGAAGGTCCAGAAGGCctcaaaaaaatcaaagaaaacttTGGCTTGGCGGCGTTGTTTTTTCAGTCACAGATTTTATCTGTGAAGAATGGTGGAGGTTTTGTTATTGGGGGATATATGGCTCCCAAGGGAACTCTAACTCTGACAttaatctttgatttttttgctGACAGAAGCAACAGGATGAAcctgaatttacagtcaaaGCAGCTAAAATGCACTTTAGAGGGAAGATGTTGAAGTTTCCACAGACTAAAGACTTTTCTGAGAGATTAATTTACTGGTTTGAGAAGAAACTCAAGGGAGTCAACTAGGACTGTAGAACTTAAACATTATTAATAGAAATACTGCTTATGTTTTTAAGAGCTACTTTAAACAGTTAATCACATTCTTTGAAAATAAACTGGTATTTTTAATCTTGCTGAAATAAGTGGTACTTTGCACATCTTACACACAGTGctggatacatttgaaaacagtGGCTAATGTTAGCAGTCTCACCGACAGCAGACGTCTTTCCTTACATGTCTGTGCAGAATGTAGTTGTACATTTTTCCAATCAAGTGGTTATAAGCTACTGTACTCTTGACACAGCCTACATACGAGTGGGCTGCAAACTCACACTAGTTTGCACAGCTGTCTGTCTCATTTCCCACCTGCTTGTTTACAATTTCCCatcaaagaaagagagaggcgCTGCTTTCTGTGGTGGGTCGCTTAGTTAACCAGCATTTCTGTTGCAGACTAGCAAAAGCAGCAGTGTTCAAATGTCCTTTTTTTAGCTAGCTCTGTAGATCCCTGTGTACAAAAAAGAAGAGTTGAAGGTGGCTAGCGAGTCCCAGAGAACCTAGACTTTGGGCTCTATTTGTTAAAGGTGATCAAAATTGCAAAAGAACCAAAAATGTGCAACTGTCCCCATACCTGCAACACTACAACACTTTGTCTTTTCCTCTTGTTCTTCATATACTTATCTGATTTCTGATGGCCCATCAGCGGCGTAATGAGGTACTGCCTTTTCATTTAATGTTTCCTGCACCCTTTCATGTCACTGTCTTGAATAGTATGGATCCATTTAATGCCCCTTTTCCACCTGTAGCATCACTTTAGAGTTGTATAGAACTAGCTGTTAGAGGCGAGTGAGTGAACTGCAGTTGTTGATAAATTTTCAAATCAGAGCCCTTATTTTCCCTTGTTAAACTAACATGTCTGAGCTTTCCCTGAGTGAAAAATCCTTTACTTACATCATTGGACTTCATGTCATATTGGACCTCTGTCAGATGTTGGATTGTGAGCTTTAAGATCGCATCTGTGTTTGTCTCAGGACCAAGCGCGTGCTCAGGCTGAGTTGTTGAGAAGgcaggaggagctggagaaGAAAGCAGCAGAGCTCGATCGTCGAGAGAGAGAGTTACAGTCCCATGGAGCCGTGGGAGGTCAGTCAGTCCATCAGTTACCCATTTGAATCACTCACATGCTTCAACCTCAAAGTCTGAATTCTGGGTCCCACTCAGAGCTGGACTAGCAACAGCGCTGATCTAAAAGTTGACTTCTTACCTTGACACTAACATATCAGGTGTGGCACACAATTTGAGAAGAGCATTTTAATTCTGTGCAGGTGCAGTGTTACATAAGTATGGAACAGTAAatgttccagtttaagttttgCATTGAGCCAAAAAATCTCCAggtgatcaaatggaccaaagtgtgttgctgtgtgtggtGCAGGATGGGAGTGAAAGCGACACACAAGCTATTGATCTTAGTGAATGTCTGATTCACAAAATGGGAGACTTAATACAAgttgcataaaataaataaatggtgaTTGACAAACACggagttttaaaatgtaaaaaaaagtatttctctGTATTTGAATTAAGAAGGCATTATGTTATAGTGGATGTTCATGTTTAAATGTACAAAGGACAAATCTAACTGAAGTAGAATTGAATAGACTGAATGAAACATGTCAATCACTCATACTTTATTCACATTTACTAATTGTAGGATAATGTCCGTGGTGATAATAACGTGTAACATATTTTTCTGGCTTGTTAAGATTCTTGCAAACAAATCTGTTAGTATCAACATCCAACAACTGCATCGTTTCTTCACGCAGGGCGGAAGAACAACTGGCCTCCACTGCCGGAGAAGTTCCCTGTTGGTCCATGTTTTTACCACGACATTGCAGTGGACATTCCTGTAGAGTTCCAGAAGACCGTAAAGATTATGTACAACCTTTGGATGTGTAAGTGGACCATTTAGCACACCTCATCAATTTCTTTCAATATTAACTACATCAAGCGGGTCTACAAGACCTCGTGATGCACGTCACTTAAGAAACATCAactcagggctcgcaaaattgctagcccgacgtcccggaaCTAGCAATATCTCCGGTCGGGcgaccaaaatctatctcagccctgcccgtcgggctatatGATGGCCCGACGGGCGGGATTTTGGACgtggggctagcgattttgcgagccctgcaacCGTTTGCTCATTCACAAGAATCTGTATAGAAAATGTTGCGTAGTATACGTTTAGGTTTAATCTGAGGTTCTTTGTCATCTTTGTTTATCAGTCCATGCAGGCACGCTCTTTGTGAACATGTTTGGCTGTTTGGCTTGGTTCTGTGTGGATCCAACTCGTGGCGTAGATTTTGGCCTGGCTATGCTCTGGTTTCTGCTTTTTACCCCATGTTCTTTCGTCTGCTGGTACAGACCGCTTTACGGGGCTTTCAGGTAAGCTGAAACATgaaaaaccagaaaaaaagTCCCCTTACAGAAAACCTGTGTGCCCAGAAGAACGAGCTCAAACAGCATTTCTCAAACATCACAAACTCTGAGCTTCTATTAAAACTGCATTAAAACTGCACTTTCCTTTTAACATACATAAATTAACTTAAGATAAAGTTAATAGTTTTCCAAATATGAAACTGGTAAAAAGAGTTGGGCAGCTGACATTGCCATGTTCTTACCGTGCACTCGACTATTTCACGCATAAAGGCTTTGAGAGAATGAGGGAAGGATTAAGTAATTAATGTTTAATGGAGGATGAACTAGTGGCACAGTTTGACTTTATTCCCTCCACATTGCTCTCTTaccgtttcttttttttttccaccgtAGGAGCGACAGTTCGTTCCgcttctttgtcttcttcttcgTCTACATCTGTCAGTTCGGAGTTCACGTTCTACAAACCATTGGCATCACTGGTTGGGGAACATGGTGAGTATTTTGTGCTTGAGCTGATCCAGGCACCGTAGATCAGTGTGCACTGAAGATCACATTGTCATCTTGGTTTTTTCCTTTGTCTTGCCAGTGGTTGGATCGCAGCTCTAACTGGCCTGAACACCAGTATCCCAGTAGGAATCATCATGTTACTCATCGCAGCCCTCTTTACTGCTCTGTCTGTGGGCTCCCTCATTATGTTTAAAAAGGTAACGCAACACAAAGACGGCATCCTTACAGTGACAAAGGATATTATTAGTAAAAGGTTTTACTGTGACAATATTGGAGAGAGGACATAGAGACACTGTAAAAGTGAGATGGGGCACTCTGAGAAATCTGTGGGAGAATTTTGGAATGCCAAAGATGGCAGGAATGCCGAGCAAGTCGACAGCTGAAGCAGGAAATATGAGAGCCAGTTGGGCAGTGGCAGACAGATCTAATTGTAACTGTAGTAAAGAGTTAGGGTAGTGTACTGTACATGTACATGGTATTTGTTGAAGTCCTCAGTTTGGAGGAGGCAGACACTGATAATATCTGCTCTCTGGATTGAAACCTAAACGAGGTCATGATGTTCTGTATTTCGCATTTTGGGCAAAGTCaccaaatcaaatgtgaatgaaGATTCAGTCAATTCAGTTTTTATGTGTAGTTGACCTCCGAAATTAAAGTTATGGCTCGTTCCCCATTCATTTTAATTGGGGCCTTGGTTTTATTAGCTTAGAATAAGTGCCTGAAAATGTTGCCAGGATGGCTGCCAATAAGGAAGACTTGCTTCTACGAGGACTTAAGTGGACAGAGAAGAGGGAAACGTCTAGACCGAGGAAACTACAGCCCACTATGATTCTAAGTGGGCCCTTTAGTGTATCTCCTCCTTTCTCTCACTATAAATTTAATCCTTGTGATAGCttagaacaaagaaaaagaagttcaGTCTCCACAgtgtgtctcagtttttctttttgataaagaAATGTTCTTGTAGTAAatgaaacaaatatgtaagTGCTGCTTTTTTGACTGTTAAATCAACAAAAGTTGAAGTTTTTATTAATTTGCAGAAAATgctctttaaaatctttttttttggtttatagTGAAAGATCAGAGAGTTTTTACTTTgctggtgtttaaaaaaaaaaaaaaaaatctgaaattaatGCCACTCTCCACATTCTCTAGAGCTGTCCAGTGGACcagattgtattttttttccagccCATTCTGGccccttatgtttgacacccctggtctacatCATCTTGTAGTGTGTTAGAAATAAGCAGAGTGCTGCACGCCGAGAAGAATCAGTGCTATGACTGGACAGGAAGAGAAGCATCTTTCCTATCGAGCATGCAGTGCTGTGCTGTAGTTCTTTTGGTAAATTTAAACCAAATAAATTGATTGCAACTAATTCCTTGTCTTCTTTCCACAGGTGCATGCGCTCTATCGCACCACCGGTGCTAGTTTTGAGAAAGCCCAGCAAGAGTTTGCAACCGGGGTCATGTCTAACAAGACCGTTCAGACTGCAGCTGCCAACGCTGCAGCCAATGCTGCGTCCAATGCTGCTCGCGGGGCCTTCAAAGCTCATCCATAAACAGATGTGGTACACATGCTCAGTGCTCATttcaacacacatacacacacacacacacacatatacttaaacacacacacgcagacagacAAAATGGAGATGCACAACTCTGGCCCTGCTGGTCCTCGGATCAAATTGATAATATTTGTGAATGTTTGCCCTGCACCGACACACTTTGCTTAAAAAGTGTGAAGTAAAATAACGGAAAAAACGACCGGAGTTGTCCATCTTCACTTTAAACCATATATCAGCTCTCCTGCATCCACCTGGTCAGCTTTTCAGTCAGGTGACTATCTGCTCACATCCCACAAAACATCCAGCAAGTGACTCAAGGTGTGCTCCGACTGTGTGAGATTTCATCGCACACGCTTGCACACTCCTTTACTCTCCTTGTTCGTCTGTCCCCTCGAGGTGATCCTAGGTCAGGTAAAGGTCGCAGCTCGACCATACCTTATTTCTGTGAGGGTGATGACCCCCAAACAGCTTCCTGCCTGATAAATGAAAAGTGATCTGACCGTGGTGTTTTGCACATAGTTTGGTTTTCTTGCCCGTATACTGAAAGTGGCTGGGCCTCTGTGCGAATGTCTGCTTCACTCTAAGAAAATTGTGGCTCTGATTTCTTTctcttcgtttttttttttttttttaatataatccAGTGCTCCGTCATTAAGCTCTGAAAGGTAAATTGTACCTTGTCCTATATCTGTGCTTCTGTTGTGAGACAAGTACCATTCTTGTTATagtaaaaaacagaacaaaaaaaaaaatcacaagaatAGGAAAATGTCTGTATGTTCTTATATAAGGACCTGCCCCCCCAACAACACCTGCCAGGTGACCGatttttttcctgctctgtGTGCTACTTTGATTGACAACGTGGGCTGGGTCAGCATCTCTAGATTTGACAGCATGATAGCGGCATGCATGTTTAGCACACCCAAGGTAGCTAAGTCTTTGGCAAAGTCATTCTTCCCACTTCCTTTTGGTCCCAGCCACAAGGAGCTGGTTTTCGGTGATTGTCTGCCTACTTATTCTCCCTCGGTTTTGCTGTGAGGGCTGTTTGCATGTCTCAGTGGCTGCCTGACAGAAGATGACGGTTAAGAGAAGAAAATTGGAGGGAAAAGGGGGATGAAAATTGGAaatattagctttttttttccccgtATGTGTGTATTAATGCAAAAACTGTGTGGCCCTCGGTTGTTTTTGTAGCTCCTCATACTCGAAAACTAACGCTGCTATGAATCTCAGAGGCGCTCGGTCGTGGCCTCCCGCTGTCGTGTTTCCTATCGAAAAGGATGCGTACCATTCATAGGGATCCAACCTGCCTTTTCTCACAGAAGAATCACTGTCCACAGTTCTGGATAAAGTGATACTACCATTTTTCCTGAGATTAACCTGCATACATAAACTTGTAAAAAACATTGACACCGTGTATATGTACACTACATAGGCTAACACTCCATTTTCGTTTTCCTCTGTCAGTAGTGAATTACTGGCATTTGAAGTTTTATAGCCAAAATAAGCATTAATATAACAGAAGATTGGACTTGGGGTGACGTCACTACAATACACTAATTTATctacaataataacagtgttatCCAGCACCAAGTTGTACAGACTACTGTCACTGATGTGAAATATGGATGtgggtttctttattttttttctttgtgctttAGCACCTCTCATGATGTTGGTGACTGTGTGAAGATGTGCATGGCAGAAGACGGGTGATAACTGGCACTActgttattaaaaatgtatagCCTGAACTTTATCGTGGACGAAATGCTGTCAGTGTTAGCTAGCTGAGGCTCGGTGATTTGTCCTGAAAGAATAAGCCTAGATCTCTGCAGTATTCTTTTGATTTGGAGGTAATTTCATTGAAATTCATTGCACATTTCTTGTTTTATGTTGAACGTAGCGCAagagaaaacatgtttttatttatggtgtaatttaagctgtttgcattttgtttcctttttgtttttttggtttgtgtggggtttttttaatgacacCGTCATAGCATCAACTagatttaaagattttttttaaagtgtttaatgacTTTGCAACTTGACCTTGCAAGAGGTGTGCTTGTCGTACAAGGATGTGTGTTTATGGTTGgtatgaaagaggaaaaaaataaaataagctcCCTCAAGTGTTATTCTATGTCCTGAAAAGCTGTGAGAAATCTACCAAATGTCCATACAGATTTGTTTTCAAATCTCAGTTTGTGATGTGATCCCTTTCCATGTTTTACTTTGAGGTATTCTTTTTCTTCCATACACCCACATGAGTCCCATCTATCTATAGTTTCAAACAGTTGTTTTACAAAGCCATGCTGCAGTGGGTAATTTCTTGATGTATTTGATGAGCTGGTCAGCAGTACAGAACAATGTGTTTGAAGTTTGCCAACACAAAACTGTGTTTTGGACCTGTGACTATGTTATTTCACTGaatcagagaaaaagaaaaaaaaaaaaaactcatccAGAAAGGGACACTTGTATATTTTGTAAAGTTGAAAAATTGATCCCCATTATCAAATCACGTGTAAAAAGAAGTAATGCACTCTTGTCTGGCCTTTGTCGCATGTGAAATAGTTTGAGTTTTGTATATTTATGGtattaacatgaaataaaatttcAAAGAAATTATTGTGGATTTGTTATATAATTACAAATTTATCCTCTTGccgtgatttaaaaaaataagaatgacCATGGACAAGAGTACCTGCTCAAATTCAAACTTGGAGTcaaaatgaggaagaaaggtggtctgggtatttcagaaactgctgtttTACTGGGaatttcccacacaaccatctctaaggtttacagagaatggactgaaaaagaaaataaccgGTGAGCGGTAGTTCTCTAGGCAGAGATTGTGCTGACGTATGCAGAGGTCAGTGGAGAATGGTCATACTGCTTCAAGCTGAATCAAAAGCAACAGCAACTCTCACATCTTGGTTGTAACTGCTTGTTAGAATgaaccaaagtatgcagaagatcATCTCTGAGCATACGCTTTGTATGCTCAGAGATTATCTTATctaaaccttgaagcagatgtgcCACAGatgtcactcctgtcagctaagataACAAAACTTGCTCTACCATTTGCAAGATGGTAGGCTCATTAtcatgacaattttttttttcattcatccattcatttatttattttactggtCATGTTTgaatacaaattactttttttggtGGCATACTAAAAAAAGTTTAAGAACCACTTAGACTCTGAAGCCTGTGACACAGTTTACAGGGTATCATACAAACATGCTTAGAGATGAAAAGATTCACGAGATTTTCAAAAGTTAAACATAAATGGATTTAATATAAAATTCAAAATTtgccagtaaaaaaagaaaaaattaaacttgTTAAACATCTCATATCACTTCAGATTTACCTCACAAGCCTCTTTTAACACTGTTATGAGCTAATGTCCACCGTCCGTCTCCAGGGGTCAGTGTTTCATCAGGAAGTCTTGGCACAGTAGAaacagattttacacatttctaaCACAGAGTAAAGAAGTCCTGCTTTATTTAAGCACAGGTTCTCTGTCCTCAGATAGATCACCCTCTCATACATGAAGCCTCATACAGTGTTCCACTTATACGCTTTTGTTAATGTAACAAAAATAGCAGACAGTATGTATTTAATCACAGTCATACTAGGAATGCGTTTGGATGTAAATCCACAAGTTCACTTTCATTCTGCCTACTCGCTCTCAGAAAACAACACTAATGGAATTATTGCACATCTCATCTACAATGAATAAAAGCACTGCATCACATGAATCCTAACATATACAGTAACATTTAGCATGGATGAATTAGAAATGAATACAATATGCAGCAATGTGAAATGATTTAAAGGCCAAGTGCAAAATACAATAGGTTCCAATTGGAAAACCATCAAACTGCGATGGAGGTCCACTTTAATCAGCTTTGCAAAAGTGTCCAAATCACTCACGAGTGGGAATGAAGTGTGATGAGCCAgtgggagattttttttcaatcCTTATCTTTTCCTTTTGGGCATCTTCACAAAGCCAGAACTTGTGTTTTTGGCTTTCTGCATGTCATACGGTTTTCATGATAAACCACCTGCTTTATCTCGCTGCTTTAGCCCGTCACGAAGccacacacaatgaaacatctGGCAgagctctgttttcttttgtttgtttctgcacacgcacacacaaacagttatTAAGCTACACAATCAGTTAAACAGGAGGAGCTCCCTTTGAAACTAAAAATCCCTTCTGTGGTGATTTTCAACTTAAAGCGTTTAAAAAGAGTCTCAATGTCCTGCTACCACAGAATCAGAGCACATAGGCATTTAAGAAACCTCGAGTTAATGTCTATCACCAGaagtggcaaaagtacagattTTCTTTACTTAAGCAGAAGTACAGATACccgtgttaaaaaaaatacttcaatAAAAGTTGAAGTAAAGCAACttttttactcaagtaaaaaagtacaggttctgaaatgtactcataGTAAGAAAATGAAAAGTAGCTCAAGTCTACTAACCATTTTTGTTAAAGGTAACTGAACCTTATGCTATattaatacaataataaaatatttgtacAAGAATGTTGCTGGGTGTTTGAGTGGATGAATCTGGTAGTGGTCAGTGATCGAACCCTATGAATGAACAAAATGATggttaaaacaaataaactggCTTTCTGGCCGTGTTTAACATGTTAAATCTAAAAACCCATCCACTGCCAATCCAATTTCTTTGACTAACCTCCTGCTATtccagcaaaaataaaaagttaacttGTTCAAAAGCATATAAGTATTCCTCCTTCTGCAGCTTTACCAGAGGTTTTTAAACTGAAGTTCTGAAAAGGGGGGAAAGCATTTTATTCCCCTTTCAACTGCTCATCAGGTAGTCTCCATCAGAAGagagcaataaaaaaataaaaaaaaataaaaaacaggggGAGGTTATTAAGGCCGTTTacaacaatcagctgattttatCCAGACTATCatgagggagggaaaaaaaaaaatcccacagtgAAACATCCGTCCTCCCTCCACGAAGTTGTAGTCCACATCAGAGAAATTACACCGTGGGTGATCTTCTGGAGCTTCCCAGGGTTTCTAAAGGCTCAGAGCAGGCAGATCAGACTTTTCCCATCCTCAATCTCCTCCTGAACTTTATCGCTGGAAGTAGCGATCTCGGCCTGTGCAGACAGAACGGCACACAAGAAGGTTCCTAGCAATCCTCCTATCGCTGTGTAGAACGCCCAGCCAAGTGAACAATTAAATGGTCGAAACGGCAACGCATCGGGGCCACAGTAGAACTTCACCTTATCTGAACCCCAACCAGCAGGGTACAGCATAAGGCCGACCATCAGTAACAGGCCTGGAAGGAGAGCAGGTGATGATATGAGGGGTTTAGTCATGTCAGAGCTGAAGGTTTGAACAAATCGCAGTGCAGGTGGGAAAATAGTGAGTCGACTTTGCTAAAGACAACACCAATTTTTCAGCTGACGAGCTGATTTGTAATGGGTGGAGAGACCTCATTTGACCCCCATTCTCAGTGGTGATATCACATAATTACAGACTACCTACTCAATAAAGCTGGGCAGTCAAACCCGCCTGTGTGATTCATTGCAAAATATACAGTGGTAAGATTAATAAACTTAGGAAAGTATGATGAACATCAGATGTTGTAAAGTCAGATGTTGTAACTTGCCAACACAAAAGCAGAACTGAAATTCCTTACAGACTATGGCATGATTTCAAAACTGAGCTCGAACAGCCTTGCTTGCACAGACTTGATGTGATAGACGCTATACCGGCATATTAGCATTAGCTCTGGAGCAAGTGATATGCAGTTTCTCAGTTTCTTGAATTTGACCATGATTC
It includes:
- the LOC116328399 gene encoding secretory carrier-associated membrane protein 1-like; translated protein: MSDFDSNPFADPDFSNPFQDPSVTQVTRSAPPGGLEEYNPFTDARTAAPRNAPKSTPAPSQNTQPAIMKPTEEPPAYSQQQTQDQARAQAELLRRQEELEKKAAELDRRERELQSHGAVGGRKNNWPPLPEKFPVGPCFYHDIAVDIPVEFQKTVKIMYNLWMFHAGTLFVNMFGCLAWFCVDPTRGVDFGLAMLWFLLFTPCSFVCWYRPLYGAFRSDSSFRFFVFFFVYICQFGVHVLQTIGITGWGTCGWIAALTGLNTSIPVGIIMLLIAALFTALSVGSLIMFKKVHALYRTTGASFEKAQQEFATGVMSNKTVQTAAANAAANAASNAARGAFKAHP